A region from the Brassica napus cultivar Da-Ae chromosome C8, Da-Ae, whole genome shotgun sequence genome encodes:
- the LOC106414687 gene encoding heat stress transcription factor A-7b-like isoform X1, whose translation MEPSSSSRAWSMPVPMGGLQEPGPYPFLTKTFEMVDDPNTNHIVSWNRGGISFVVWDPRSFSATIFPLYFKHNNFSSFVRQLNTYFWRTSTKRSASSYCEMGFRKIEAERWEFMNDGFLMGQRDLLKSIKRRTSSSAPPSLHHAQGDPCVELRQERHVLMMEISRLRQQEQRARGYIQTMEQRINGAEKKQRHMMSFLRRAVQNPALLQQLLEQQRKELEEASMDQVKPETVEHVSELEALALEMQGHGRQRTEEVERELDDGFWEELLIMNKDEDGVEANVNAC comes from the exons ATGGAGCCGTCGTCGAGTTCGAGAGCGTGGTCAATGCCAGTGCCAATGGGAGGATTGCAAGAACCAGGGCCATATCCGTTTCTGACAAAGACTTTCGAGATGGTGGACGACCCAAACACAAACCACATTGTGTCGTGGAACAGGGGAGGCATTAGTTTTGTCGTGTGGGATCCACGTTCTTTCTCCGCGACCATTTTCCCTCTATACTTCAAGCACAACAACTTCTCCAGTTTCGTCAGACAACTCAACACTTAC TTTTGGAGGACCTCGACGAAGCGTTCGGCCTCCAGTTACTGCGAAATG GGATTCAGAAAGATTGAGGCAGAGAGATGGGAGTTCATGAATGATGGTTTCTTGATGGGACAGAGAGACCTTCTCAAAAGCATCAAGCGACGAACCTCCTCCTCTGCCCCTCCCTCGCTCCATCACGCGCAAGGCGACCCCTGCGTCGAGCTCCGGCAAGAGAGGCATGTCCTGATGATGGAGATCTCGAGACTCAGACAGCAGGAGCAGAGAGCGAGAGGCTATATCCAAACAATGGAGCAGAGGATCAATGGAGCAGAGAAGAAACAGAGACATATGATGTCTTTCCTGAGGCGTGCCGTGCAGAACCCCGCTCTTCTGCAGCAGCTGCTCGAGCAGCAGAGGAAAGAGCTAGAGGAGGCTTCGATGGATCAGGTCAAACCGGAGACGGTGGAACACGTTTCGGAGCTGGAGGCTCTGGCACTGGAGATGCAAGGACATGGACGGCAACGGACTGAGGAGGTGGAGAGGGAGCTCGACGACGGGTTTTGGGAAGAACTACTGATAATGAACAAGGATGAAGATGGAGTAGAGGCGAATGTGAACGCATGTTAA
- the LOC106414687 gene encoding heat stress transcription factor A-7b-like isoform X2, with protein sequence MEPSSSSRAWSMPVPMGGLQEPGPYPFLTKTFEMVDDPNTNHIVSWNRGGISFVVWDPRSFSATIFPLYFKHNNFSSFVRQLNTYGFRKIEAERWEFMNDGFLMGQRDLLKSIKRRTSSSAPPSLHHAQGDPCVELRQERHVLMMEISRLRQQEQRARGYIQTMEQRINGAEKKQRHMMSFLRRAVQNPALLQQLLEQQRKELEEASMDQVKPETVEHVSELEALALEMQGHGRQRTEEVERELDDGFWEELLIMNKDEDGVEANVNAC encoded by the exons ATGGAGCCGTCGTCGAGTTCGAGAGCGTGGTCAATGCCAGTGCCAATGGGAGGATTGCAAGAACCAGGGCCATATCCGTTTCTGACAAAGACTTTCGAGATGGTGGACGACCCAAACACAAACCACATTGTGTCGTGGAACAGGGGAGGCATTAGTTTTGTCGTGTGGGATCCACGTTCTTTCTCCGCGACCATTTTCCCTCTATACTTCAAGCACAACAACTTCTCCAGTTTCGTCAGACAACTCAACACTTAC GGATTCAGAAAGATTGAGGCAGAGAGATGGGAGTTCATGAATGATGGTTTCTTGATGGGACAGAGAGACCTTCTCAAAAGCATCAAGCGACGAACCTCCTCCTCTGCCCCTCCCTCGCTCCATCACGCGCAAGGCGACCCCTGCGTCGAGCTCCGGCAAGAGAGGCATGTCCTGATGATGGAGATCTCGAGACTCAGACAGCAGGAGCAGAGAGCGAGAGGCTATATCCAAACAATGGAGCAGAGGATCAATGGAGCAGAGAAGAAACAGAGACATATGATGTCTTTCCTGAGGCGTGCCGTGCAGAACCCCGCTCTTCTGCAGCAGCTGCTCGAGCAGCAGAGGAAAGAGCTAGAGGAGGCTTCGATGGATCAGGTCAAACCGGAGACGGTGGAACACGTTTCGGAGCTGGAGGCTCTGGCACTGGAGATGCAAGGACATGGACGGCAACGGACTGAGGAGGTGGAGAGGGAGCTCGACGACGGGTTTTGGGAAGAACTACTGATAATGAACAAGGATGAAGATGGAGTAGAGGCGAATGTGAACGCATGTTAA